In Arthrobacter citreus, a genomic segment contains:
- a CDS encoding NUDIX hydrolase family protein, whose translation MSVRTPDPYPGWLSEEDLHEARQRLPMVYVEAVPVRCDPLGYVTEVGLLLQATEEGKMVRTFVSGRVMYRETIRAALLRHLEKDLGPMAFPQLPPALTPFAVAEYFPSPSQSGLTDERQHAVALAYLIPVTGECDPRQDALELSWLTPEEALSPEIYAEFAGGRGDLLRQALASASWGR comes from the coding sequence ATGAGTGTTCGTACCCCTGATCCCTATCCCGGCTGGCTCTCCGAAGAAGACCTGCATGAGGCGAGGCAGCGCCTTCCCATGGTTTACGTGGAAGCAGTACCGGTCCGATGCGACCCGCTGGGCTACGTCACCGAGGTGGGCCTGCTGCTCCAGGCCACCGAAGAGGGCAAGATGGTCCGGACCTTTGTCTCAGGACGCGTCATGTACCGCGAAACCATCCGGGCGGCGCTCCTGCGTCATCTGGAAAAGGACCTCGGCCCCATGGCCTTCCCCCAGCTGCCGCCGGCACTAACACCGTTTGCCGTTGCCGAATATTTCCCGTCGCCGTCCCAGTCCGGGCTGACGGATGAACGCCAGCACGCCGTCGCCTTGGCCTACCTCATTCCCGTCACCGGAGAGTGTGATCCCCGGCAGGATGCCCTGGAACTGTCCTGGCTGACACCCGAGGAGGCCCTGAGCCCTGAAATCTATGCCGAGTTTGCCGGCGGCCGGGGAGACCTCCTGCGGCAGGCCCTCGCCTCGGCCAGCTGGGGACGCTAA
- the tgt gene encoding tRNA guanosine(34) transglycosylase Tgt: MWRASQPSGRVGSPIPPAHPSPWRVRQNGGVSSSTFSFALGKRLRETTAPTAEQTQANGGEFQGRTGTITTPHGEIATPAFIAVGTKATVKAVLPESMADLGAQALLANAYHLYLQPGPDVLDAAGGLGKFMNWSGPTFTDSGGFQVMSLGAGFKKVINMNADGTTHATGADDAVAPGKERLAHIDDDGVWFKSHLNGDKHRFTPEVSMQVQHQIGADIMFAFDELTTLMNSRAYQEMSLERTRLWAQRCITEHVRLTEERAGKPYQALFGVLQGAQYEDLRRKASRDLGAMDFDGFGIGGALEKENLGTIVRWCTEELPEDKPRHLLGISEPDDIFTAIENGADTFDCVSPTRVARTSAFYTPHGRLNLSNARFKKDFTPLVEGCDCYACAHYTKAYIHHLFRAKEMVASTLVSIHNERFTVKLVDDARLAIEDGSFFDFKADTLGKYYSATR; this comes from the coding sequence ATGTGGCGGGCGTCCCAGCCTTCCGGGAGAGTGGGCAGCCCCATCCCGCCGGCGCATCCATCACCGTGGAGGGTAAGGCAAAATGGAGGGGTGTCCTCCTCAACGTTCTCCTTTGCCCTCGGTAAGCGCCTGCGCGAAACCACTGCCCCAACAGCTGAGCAGACGCAGGCCAACGGCGGTGAGTTCCAGGGCCGCACCGGCACCATCACCACGCCGCACGGAGAAATCGCGACGCCGGCGTTCATCGCTGTAGGCACCAAAGCCACGGTCAAGGCGGTGCTGCCCGAGTCGATGGCGGATCTCGGCGCACAGGCGCTGCTCGCCAATGCCTACCACCTGTACCTGCAGCCCGGTCCCGACGTCCTGGATGCAGCCGGCGGCCTGGGCAAGTTCATGAACTGGTCCGGACCCACCTTCACCGATTCCGGCGGATTCCAGGTCATGAGTCTTGGTGCCGGCTTCAAGAAGGTCATTAACATGAACGCCGACGGCACCACGCACGCCACCGGGGCGGACGACGCCGTTGCGCCCGGCAAGGAGCGCCTGGCACACATTGACGACGACGGCGTGTGGTTCAAGTCCCACCTCAACGGCGACAAGCACCGCTTCACCCCCGAGGTCTCCATGCAGGTCCAGCACCAGATCGGCGCGGACATCATGTTCGCCTTTGATGAGCTGACAACCCTGATGAATTCCCGCGCCTACCAGGAGATGTCCCTGGAGCGGACCCGCCTGTGGGCGCAGCGCTGCATCACCGAACACGTCAGGCTCACCGAAGAACGTGCCGGCAAGCCGTACCAGGCGTTGTTCGGGGTGCTGCAGGGCGCACAGTACGAGGATCTGCGCCGCAAGGCATCCCGCGACCTGGGCGCGATGGACTTTGACGGCTTCGGCATCGGCGGAGCCCTGGAAAAGGAAAATCTCGGCACCATTGTGCGCTGGTGCACCGAGGAACTGCCCGAGGACAAGCCCCGCCACCTGCTGGGCATTTCCGAGCCCGACGACATCTTCACCGCCATTGAAAACGGTGCCGACACCTTCGACTGCGTGTCCCCCACCCGGGTGGCGCGCACCAGTGCGTTCTACACTCCGCACGGGCGGCTGAACCTGTCCAACGCCCGCTTCAAGAAGGACTTCACGCCGCTGGTGGAGGGCTGTGACTGCTATGCCTGCGCGCACTACACCAAGGCCTACATCCACCACCTGTTCCGCGCCAAGGAAATGGTGGCATCCACTTTGGTGTCGATCCACAACGAGCGCTTCACGGTAAAGCTGGTCGACGACGCGCGCCTGGCCATCGAGGACGGGTCCTTCTTTGATTTCAAGGCGGACACCCTCGGGAAGTACTACAGCGCAACACGCTAG
- a CDS encoding queuosine precursor transporter has product MPTSTGVDPTPAPAFAARGSSHYDIILTIMCVVIVISNIGATKGVVLGPIFGDFSIVTDGGFFLFPLAYILGDVISEVYGFKAARRAIFTGFAVSAAAALSFAVIIALPGFDDDYGQAKQAALEVALGPVWQIVAASLLGFLAGQTLNSWVLVKMKERFRERALIGRLMASTGVGEFADTLIFCAIAAPVIGITDAGAFVNYVIFGFVYKTLIEFLFVPVTAVVIKAIKKREPSYAAAAVSASAR; this is encoded by the coding sequence ATGCCCACCTCCACCGGCGTCGATCCGACGCCAGCCCCGGCATTCGCAGCCCGCGGCAGCTCCCACTACGACATCATCCTGACGATCATGTGCGTGGTCATCGTCATTTCCAACATCGGAGCCACCAAGGGAGTGGTGCTGGGGCCGATTTTCGGTGACTTCAGCATCGTGACCGACGGCGGGTTTTTCCTTTTCCCGCTGGCGTACATCCTGGGCGACGTCATCAGCGAGGTTTACGGCTTCAAGGCCGCCCGCCGCGCCATCTTCACCGGGTTCGCGGTTTCGGCGGCGGCTGCCCTGAGTTTTGCGGTCATCATTGCCCTGCCCGGGTTCGATGACGATTACGGACAGGCCAAGCAGGCAGCCTTGGAGGTGGCACTGGGCCCGGTCTGGCAGATCGTGGCCGCCAGCCTGCTGGGTTTCCTGGCCGGACAGACCCTCAACTCCTGGGTGCTGGTGAAAATGAAGGAGCGGTTCCGCGAGCGTGCTCTCATCGGCCGGCTCATGGCCTCCACCGGCGTGGGCGAGTTTGCCGACACGCTGATCTTCTGCGCCATCGCCGCCCCCGTCATTGGCATTACCGACGCCGGCGCCTTCGTTAATTACGTCATCTTCGGCTTTGTGTATAAGACCCTGATCGAGTTCCTGTTTGTTCCGGTGACCGCCGTCGTCATCAAGGCGATCAAGAAGCGCGAGCCCAGCTACGCCGCTGCCGCAGTTTCCGCTTCCGCACGGTAA
- the thiD gene encoding bifunctional hydroxymethylpyrimidine kinase/phosphomethylpyrimidine kinase: protein MSANTHSAGNAAPAVTLTIAGSEATGGAGAQADLKTFQELGTYGIAALTCIVSFNPKDNWNHRFVPVEAQVISDQLEAIQTAYDLDTVKIGMLGTPATIDTVAKALQSQQWTNIVLDPVLICKGQEPGAALDTDQALKAQILPLATFVTPNHFESMSLAGMDAIESVEDLQEAARRIHEASGAVVLAKGGVRLDGDDAVDVFYDGETMEVLRAPKVGDVAVSGAGCTLAAAITAELAKGATPLAAAKTAKAFVTEGIRNRVSSNAPFDALWQGNAGNGPAL, encoded by the coding sequence ATGTCTGCTAACACACACTCCGCCGGAAACGCTGCTCCGGCTGTCACTCTGACCATTGCCGGTTCCGAAGCCACCGGCGGCGCCGGCGCCCAGGCCGACCTGAAAACGTTCCAGGAACTGGGAACCTACGGCATTGCCGCCCTGACGTGCATCGTCTCGTTCAACCCGAAAGACAACTGGAACCACCGTTTCGTGCCCGTTGAGGCACAGGTAATCAGCGACCAGCTCGAAGCGATCCAGACCGCTTATGACCTCGATACCGTAAAGATCGGCATGCTCGGTACGCCGGCAACGATCGACACCGTGGCCAAGGCCCTCCAGAGCCAGCAGTGGACCAACATCGTCCTGGACCCGGTCCTGATCTGCAAGGGCCAGGAACCGGGAGCTGCGCTGGACACGGACCAGGCGCTGAAGGCGCAGATCCTTCCGCTGGCAACCTTTGTCACCCCCAACCACTTCGAATCCATGTCGCTGGCCGGAATGGATGCCATCGAAAGCGTTGAGGACCTGCAGGAAGCAGCCCGCCGCATCCACGAAGCGTCGGGTGCGGTGGTCCTCGCCAAGGGCGGTGTGCGCCTCGACGGTGACGACGCCGTTGATGTCTTCTACGACGGTGAAACCATGGAGGTTCTTCGGGCACCGAAGGTTGGCGATGTCGCGGTCAGCGGCGCCGGATGCACGCTTGCGGCGGCGATTACCGCCGAGCTGGCCAAGGGCGCCACGCCCCTGGCCGCAGCGAAAACCGCCAAGGCATTCGTCACCGAAGGAATCCGAAACCGGGTCTCCTCCAACGCCCCGTTCGATGCCCTGTGGCAGGGCAACGCAGGCAACGGACCCGCGCTCTAG
- a CDS encoding YdeI/OmpD-associated family protein, translating into MASTEKKTAAPKQPKAPLPELLLPDAMAWRKWLEANHAQSPGVLLVLGRKGGTLTKLIYLDALHEALCFGWIDGQANRRDDESYLQRFTPRRPRSIWSQRNVGFVERLEAEGRMRPAGRAAVEKAKADGRWEAAYAGSATAQVPEELLAAIAEVPAAQAAYDGLNAQARYALYFRLNALKTPAARERRIAAIVQDLAEDLTP; encoded by the coding sequence ATGGCCAGCACCGAAAAGAAGACTGCGGCACCCAAACAGCCCAAGGCGCCCCTGCCCGAACTGCTGCTTCCGGACGCCATGGCCTGGCGGAAGTGGCTGGAAGCGAACCATGCGCAGTCTCCGGGGGTTTTACTGGTCCTGGGCCGCAAGGGCGGAACCCTCACCAAGCTGATCTATCTGGACGCGCTGCATGAAGCCCTGTGTTTTGGCTGGATTGACGGACAAGCCAACCGCCGCGATGACGAGAGCTACCTCCAGCGGTTTACCCCGCGCCGCCCGCGCAGCATTTGGAGCCAGCGCAATGTCGGTTTTGTGGAACGGCTGGAAGCGGAGGGAAGGATGCGTCCTGCCGGCCGCGCCGCCGTCGAAAAAGCAAAGGCGGACGGGCGGTGGGAAGCCGCCTATGCGGGGTCAGCCACCGCACAGGTTCCTGAGGAACTGCTGGCGGCCATCGCTGAAGTGCCCGCCGCGCAGGCAGCGTATGACGGCCTCAATGCGCAGGCCCGGTACGCCCTCTACTTCCGCCTCAATGCACTCAAAACGCCTGCAGCCCGGGAGCGAAGGATCGCGGCGATCGTGCAGGACCTGGCGGAGGACCTCACACCTTAG
- a CDS encoding class II glutamine amidotransferase, whose product MCRLFGMHAGDHPVKATFWLLTAPDSLAEQSRREADGFGIGVYDREGRPSVVKAPIAAYEDKAFAAEARDVESLTFIAHVRYASTGGDVKANTHPFEQDNRLLAHNGVVEDLDLLDARLQQLGVMDLVKGDTDSERVFALITAEIRSNGGDVGAALASALGWIAENCRLFALNIILTDAANVWAVRYPDTHPLYVLELSGEDRKSGMKTHRISMRSEQLEAERRPAVLLGTEKIDDNPNWRMMDSGEILHIAPSLEVRRSHPLPSTPRHRLTLADLSDQAASSQSPQTAGSTP is encoded by the coding sequence ATGTGTCGGCTCTTCGGTATGCACGCGGGAGATCATCCGGTGAAGGCCACCTTCTGGCTCCTCACCGCACCGGACAGCTTGGCGGAGCAGAGCCGGCGGGAAGCTGACGGGTTCGGCATCGGAGTCTATGACCGCGAGGGCAGGCCGTCAGTGGTGAAGGCGCCCATTGCCGCCTATGAGGACAAAGCATTCGCAGCAGAAGCCCGGGACGTGGAAAGCCTTACGTTCATTGCCCACGTACGGTACGCCAGCACCGGCGGCGACGTGAAGGCAAACACCCACCCGTTTGAGCAGGACAACCGCCTGCTGGCCCATAACGGAGTGGTTGAGGACCTGGACCTGCTCGACGCCCGGCTGCAGCAGCTGGGAGTGATGGACCTGGTAAAGGGGGACACGGACTCGGAGCGGGTGTTTGCCCTGATTACTGCCGAAATTCGCAGCAACGGCGGGGATGTCGGTGCCGCCCTCGCTTCAGCGCTGGGGTGGATTGCCGAAAACTGTCGGTTGTTCGCCCTCAACATCATCCTGACCGATGCCGCCAACGTTTGGGCGGTGCGGTACCCGGACACCCATCCGCTTTACGTCCTGGAGCTGTCCGGCGAGGACAGGAAAAGCGGCATGAAGACCCACCGCATCAGCATGCGGAGCGAGCAGCTGGAAGCCGAGAGGCGGCCCGCAGTGTTGCTGGGCACCGAAAAGATCGATGACAACCCCAACTGGCGCATGATGGATTCGGGAGAAATCCTGCACATCGCACCATCACTGGAGGTTCGCCGCAGCCACCCGTTGCCTTCAACGCCCCGCCATCGCCTGACTCTTGCTGATCTCAGTGACCAGGCCGCGTCGTCGCAAAGCCCGCAGACAGCCGGCAGCACTCCTTAG
- a CDS encoding DUF6707 family protein, with protein MPESQPESYTFRVNAELLAPGQIPVHESTSLAPVRDSSVENDDFGVPALVHLVLEDGMTLRLAHGSSVRVQAPAPSGAPADAVRVVPAEEENYAAVVAAAAAAHPDDTRVQEISARLSRGLNVKSGSNLRDVRDLAHTLYVNLDDAENALQVCNIITGLPFDGNFGRWNWIQAALSLAAHITHESGDEETSAAYAQAVRAGDAAESDPLKAKLAAEMLQRQLNEPNLYDREIHRSAEAGDEHSERDWRVLRLDALLYLRAHGGSQTLSESELDRRIRNELIAVRGLNLDL; from the coding sequence ATGCCAGAGAGCCAACCGGAATCGTACACATTCCGGGTCAATGCCGAGCTGCTTGCACCCGGGCAGATTCCGGTGCATGAGAGCACCTCGCTGGCTCCGGTCCGGGACAGCTCAGTGGAGAACGACGACTTCGGCGTGCCCGCACTCGTCCATCTGGTGCTGGAGGATGGCATGACGCTGCGGCTGGCGCACGGTTCTTCGGTTCGGGTCCAGGCCCCCGCTCCATCCGGAGCACCGGCGGATGCCGTGCGGGTGGTTCCGGCCGAGGAGGAAAACTACGCCGCCGTGGTTGCCGCCGCGGCTGCCGCTCATCCGGACGACACCCGGGTCCAGGAGATTTCCGCCCGGCTGAGCCGTGGCTTGAACGTAAAATCGGGCAGCAACCTGCGTGATGTCCGGGATCTCGCGCACACTCTGTATGTGAACCTGGATGATGCGGAAAACGCACTGCAGGTCTGCAACATCATTACCGGGCTGCCGTTTGACGGGAACTTCGGCCGGTGGAACTGGATCCAGGCGGCACTGTCACTGGCCGCCCACATCACGCATGAATCCGGAGACGAGGAAACGTCGGCGGCATACGCGCAGGCGGTCCGGGCAGGCGACGCCGCGGAAAGCGATCCGCTGAAGGCCAAGCTTGCTGCCGAAATGCTGCAGCGCCAGCTGAATGAGCCCAATCTTTACGACCGCGAGATTCACCGTTCCGCAGAGGCCGGAGACGAGCACAGTGAACGGGACTGGCGTGTCCTGCGGCTTGACGCGCTCCTGTACCTGCGTGCCCATGGCGGGTCCCAAACGCTGTCGGAAAGTGAACTGGACCGGCGGATCCGCAACGAGCTCATAGCGGTGCGGGGCCTGAACCTGGATCTGTAG
- a CDS encoding TetR/AcrR family transcriptional regulator, which translates to MAATVKSEQTRRQLIDSALELFQSQGYAKTTMRGIAEHAGVSVGNAYYYFRSKDELVAELYRLLQDEHRSRTLPLLREGHNLGEHLRLILLAHLDIMGPYHDFGAHFLRLAMPPSPVPARRGRQNPADSSIGRAKSIALFRQAVTVSRPQPPLAIRDDLPELLWLVHMGVTLFWIYDRSPGQRRSRRLADSVAPLAAKLVILSRLPVVRNIVEDVVHLFQGARRDD; encoded by the coding sequence ATGGCCGCCACGGTCAAGAGTGAGCAGACCCGGCGGCAGCTGATCGATTCGGCGCTCGAGCTTTTTCAATCCCAGGGGTACGCCAAGACCACCATGCGGGGCATCGCGGAGCACGCAGGCGTGTCGGTGGGCAACGCCTACTACTACTTCCGGTCCAAGGACGAGCTCGTGGCCGAGCTGTACAGGCTCCTTCAGGATGAACACCGCAGCCGGACGCTGCCGCTGTTGCGCGAGGGACATAATCTGGGCGAACACCTGCGGCTGATCCTGCTCGCCCATCTGGACATCATGGGTCCGTACCACGACTTTGGGGCGCACTTTCTGCGGCTGGCCATGCCGCCGTCGCCCGTTCCCGCCCGCCGCGGCCGCCAGAACCCGGCGGACTCGAGCATTGGGCGGGCCAAATCGATAGCGCTGTTCCGGCAGGCCGTCACTGTGTCACGGCCCCAGCCGCCCCTTGCCATCCGTGATGACCTGCCCGAGCTGCTGTGGCTGGTGCATATGGGCGTAACCCTGTTTTGGATCTATGACCGTTCCCCCGGGCAGCGTCGCTCGCGCCGGCTTGCGGACAGCGTCGCGCCCCTGGCCGCGAAGCTCGTTATCCTCTCCCGCCTACCCGTGGTGCGCAATATCGTGGAAGATGTAGTTCACCTATTCCAGGGGGCCAGACGCGATGACTGA
- a CDS encoding FUSC family protein, whose protein sequence is MFRIGPAHNDHHVAVRCGLGVGVPLLLLLVLGRIDLAIFASFGAFTGIYGRNEPHRQRFGHQLRAGALMLAVIFAGTLTSRLEPSAWDIVIGTTAVAGLGTLATGFWRLRPAGSLFHIFAYAAISSVPHQPPIPQAMLVAAATVVFSLLLGLSGWLLSRHRTSWEKPERRRFTSIERRAIYADSAQYAVVAAVAGSIATVLGVGHNYWAMVAATVPLVGLTVRNRLHRGLQRILGTFGGLLLTALILVPGLRPWQMVVVIALLQFGAEMLIARQYALAQVVVTPLALVSTELAHPGDPLLLIQDRALETVIGAAVGMAMVLTVQLYQRRNARRPLLGE, encoded by the coding sequence ATGTTCCGGATCGGACCCGCCCACAATGACCACCATGTGGCGGTTCGATGCGGACTTGGTGTTGGAGTTCCCCTGCTCCTGCTGCTCGTGCTGGGGCGGATAGACCTTGCCATTTTCGCCAGTTTCGGTGCCTTCACCGGCATCTATGGACGCAATGAGCCTCACCGGCAGCGTTTTGGCCATCAGCTCCGTGCCGGCGCCCTGATGCTGGCAGTGATATTTGCCGGCACGCTGACATCCCGGCTGGAACCCAGCGCGTGGGACATCGTCATTGGAACCACGGCTGTGGCCGGGTTGGGAACGCTGGCAACCGGTTTTTGGCGGCTTCGGCCAGCCGGATCCCTGTTCCATATTTTTGCCTACGCCGCCATTTCCTCAGTGCCTCACCAGCCGCCGATTCCGCAGGCGATGCTGGTGGCTGCCGCGACCGTAGTCTTTTCCCTGCTGTTGGGTCTCTCCGGGTGGCTCCTGAGCCGGCACCGCACGTCATGGGAAAAACCGGAACGACGGCGGTTCACCTCCATCGAGAGGCGCGCCATCTACGCTGACTCCGCCCAGTATGCCGTGGTGGCAGCAGTCGCGGGATCCATAGCAACGGTCCTGGGTGTGGGGCACAACTACTGGGCCATGGTGGCCGCGACGGTGCCGCTGGTCGGACTGACCGTACGTAACCGCCTGCACCGCGGATTGCAGCGGATCCTGGGAACCTTTGGCGGACTGCTGCTCACGGCGCTGATTCTGGTGCCGGGCCTGCGGCCGTGGCAAATGGTGGTGGTCATAGCCCTGCTGCAGTTTGGCGCGGAAATGCTCATTGCCCGGCAGTACGCCCTGGCGCAGGTTGTGGTTACCCCGCTGGCCTTGGTGAGCACCGAACTGGCGCATCCGGGCGATCCGCTGCTGCTGATTCAGGATCGGGCCTTGGAAACTGTCATCGGAGCGGCGGTGGGCATGGCCATGGTGCTGACAGTCCAGCTGTACCAGCGGCGCAACGCCCGCCGTCCGCTGCTGGGGGAGTAG